CAACGTTTAGCTGAAACATTAGTAGATCCAGAAACTGGTGAAATTTTAGCGGCAGAAGGAACAATCTTAGATCGTCGTACACTTGATCGCATTTTACCTTACTTAGAGAAAAACATTGGATTCAAAACAGCGAAACCAATGGGTGGAGTGGTAGAAGGTGATGTTGAGCTGCAATCTATTAAGATTTATGCTCCTGAGTCAGAAGGCGAGCGCGTAATTAATGTAATTGGTAATGCAAACATTACTCGTGATGTAAAACACATCACACCAGGTGATATCCTTGCTTCTATCAGTTACTTCTTCAACTTACTATACAAAGTAGGGGATACAGATGATATCGACCACTTAGGAAACCGTCGTCTGCGTTCTGTTGGAGAACTATTACAAAATCAATTCCGTATCGGTCTTTCTCGTATGGAACGTGTTGTTCGTGAGAGAATGTCGATCCAAGATACAAATGCAATTACACCACAGGCATTAATTAATATTCGTCCTGTTATTGCAGCTATTAAAGAGTTCTTCGGAAGTTCTCAGTTATCTCAGTTCATGGACCAAACAAATCCATTAGCAGAGTTAACTCACAAACGAAGATTATCTGCATTAGGACCTGGTGGTTTAACGCGTGAGCGCGCAGGCTTTGAAGTACGTGACGTTCACTACTCTCACTATGGTCGTATGTGTCCGATTGAAACACCAGAGGGACCAAACATCGGTTTGATTAACTCATTATCTTCGTTCGCGAAAGTAAATGAGTTTGGTTTCATTGAAACACCATACCGTCGTGTTGACCCAGAAACTGGTCTTGTAACAGGGCATGTTGATTATTTAACAGCAGATGAAGAAGATAATTATGTTGTAGCCCAAGCGAATATGAAATTATCTGAAGAAGGAGAATTCCTTGATGAAGATATCGTAGCTCGTTTCCGTGGTGAAAACATTGTCACAAATAAAGAACGCATCGACTACATGGATGTATCACCAAAACAAGTAGTGTCGGCAGCGACAGCTTGTATTCCGTTCTTAGAAAACGATGACTCTAACCGCGCACTTATGGGAGCGAACATGCAACGTCAGGCGGTTCCGTTAATGAATCCGGAATCACCGATTGTAGGTACAGGTATGGAGTACGTATCAGCAAAAGACTCAGGTGCTGCAGTAATCTGTAAACACCCTGGTATTGTTGAGCGCGTAGAAGCACGTGAAGTTTGGGTACGTCGCTATGTAGAAGTTGACGGTCAAACAGTAAAAGGCGACTTAGATCGCTACAAAATGCAAAAATTCATTCGTTCTAACCAAGGAACTTGCTACAACCAACGTCCAATCGTAAGTGTTGGAAATGAAGTTGTAAAAGGTGAAATCCTTGCGGATGGTCCTTCTATGGAATTAGGTGAACTAGCACTTGGACGTAACGTGCTTGTTGGCTTCATGACTTGGGACGGTTATAACTACGAGGATGCGATCATTATGAGTGAGCGCCTTGTAAAAGATGATGTGTACACTTCTATTCATATTGAAGAATATGAGTCAGAAGCTCGTGATACGAAGCTTGGACCAGAAGAAATTACACGTGACATTCCAAACGTTGGGGAAGATGCATTACGCAACCTTGACGAGCGCGGTATCATTCGCGTTGGTGCGGAAGTAAAAGATGGAGATTTACTTGTTGGTAAAGTAACGCCTAAAGGTGTAACAGAATTAACAGCTGAAGAACGTCTATTACATGCTATCTTTGGAGAAAAAGCGCGTGAAGTACGTGATACATCACTACGTGTACCACACGGTGGTGGCGGTATTATCTTAGACGTAAAAGTATTCAACCGTGAAGATGGCGATGAATTGCCACCAGGCGTGAATCAACTTGTACGTGCATATATCGTTCAAAAACGTAAAATTTCTGAAGGTGACAAGATGGCCGGACGTCACGGTAACAAAGGTGTTATCTCTCGTGTTTTACCAGAAGAAGATATGCCTTACTTACCAGACGGTACGCCAATCGATATCATGTTAAACCCATTAGGGGTACCATCTCGTATGAATATCGGTCAGGTATTAGAGCTTCATCTTGGTATGGCAGCAAGATACCTTGGTATTCACATTGCAACACCAGTATTCGATGGTGCTCGTGAGGAAGATGTTTGGGGCACAATTGAAGAAGCTGGTATGGCGAATGACGCGAAAACAATCCTGTATGACGGACGTACTGGTGAACCATTCGATAACCGTGTATCTGTTGGTGTCATGTATATGATCAAACTTGCGCACATGGTTGACGATAAACTTCATGCTCGTTCTACTGGACCATACTCACTTGTAACGCAGCAGCCTCTTGGAGGTAAAGCTCAGTTCGGTGGACAGCGTTTCGGTGAGATGGAGGTTTGGGCACTTGAAGCTTACGGTGCTGCTTATACTCTTCAAGAAATCTTAACAGTGAAGTCTGATGATGTTATTGGACGTGTTAAGACGTATGAAGCAATTGTTAAAGGCGAAAATGTTCCAGAACCAGGCGTTCCTGAATCATTCAAAGTATTGATTAAAGAGCTGCAAAGTTTAGGTATGGACGTTAAAATGATGTCTAGCGACGATACAGAAATTGAAATGCGTGATACGGAAGATGACGATGATCATCAATCAGCAGATAAATTGAATGTCGAAGTTGAGACAACTAAGGAATAATTGGGATAACCTGTAGACTAAAAGGGAGGTAGGCCCCTTGATAGATGTAAATAACTTTGAATATATGAAGATTGGACTTGCTTCACCTGACAAGATTCGTTCTTGGTCATACGGTGAAGTTAAGAAACCAGAAACAATTAACTATCGTACGTTAAAGCCTGAAAAAGATGGCTTGTTCTGTGAGCGTATTTTCGGACCACAAAAGGACTGGGAATGTCATTGCGGAAAATACAAACGTGTACGTTATAAAGGTGTAGTTTGTGATCGATGTGGCGTTGAAGTAACGCGTGCGAAAGTACGTCGTGAACGTATGGGTCATATCGAATTAGCTGCTCCTGTATCTCATATTTGGTATTTCAAAGGTATCCCGAGCCGCATGGGACTTGTCTTAGACATGTCCCCTCGCGCGCTTGAAGAAGTAATTTATTTCGCTTCTTATGTTGTAACAGAAAGTGGAGATACACCACTTGATAAGAAGCAATTACTTTCTGAAAAAGAATACCGTGCATATCGTGATCGATATGGTAGCACATTCCAAGCTGCTATGGGTGCAGAAGCGATTAAAAAGCTATTACAAGACATCGATTTAGATAAAGAAGTAGACTTCTTAAAAGAAGAATTAAAAACAGCACAAGGACAACGCCGTACTCGTGCTATTAAACGTCTAGAAGTATTAGAAGCATTCCGTAACTCTGGAAATGAGCCATCTTGGATGATCTTAGATGTTCTACCAGTAATCCCACCAGAACTACGACCAATGGTACAGTTAGATGGTGGACGTTTTGCTACTTCTGACTTAAACGACTTATACCGTCGTGTAATTAACCGTAACAACCGTTTAAAACGTCTATTGGACTTAGGTGCACCAAGCATTATCGTTCAAAACGAAAAACGTATGTTACAAGAAGCTGTAGACGCATTAATCGATAATGGTCGTCGTGGCCGTCCAGTTACTGGACCGGGTAACCGTCCATTAAAATCTCTATCTCACATGCTTAAAGGTAAACAAGGACGTTTCCGTCAAAACTTATTAGGTAAGCGTGTTGACTACTCTGGTCGTTCTGTAATCGTTGTAGGACCGAACTTAAAGATGTATCAATGTGGATTACCGAAAGAGATGGCGCTTGAACTGTTCAAACCTTTCGTAATGAAAGAGTTAGTTGAAAAAGGATTAGCACACAACATTAAGAGTGCGAAACGTAAAATCGAGCGTGTACAACCTGAAGTTTGGGACGTTTTAGAATCTGTGATTAAAGAACATCCAGTACTTCTAAACCGCGCACCAACACTTCACCGTCTTGGTATTCAGGCGTTTGAACCTACATTAGTAGAAGGTCGCGCAATCCGTCTTCACCCACTTGTATGTACTGCATACAACGCGGACTTTGACGGTGACCAAATGGCCGTTCACGTACCTTTATCATCAGAAGCGCAAGCAGAAGCTCGTCTTCTTATGTTAGCGGCACAAAACATCTTGAACCCGAAAGACGGTAAACCAGTTGTTACTCCATCTCAGGATATGGTATTAGGTAACTACTACTTAACACTTGAGCGTGAAGGTGCAATCGGTGAAGGTATGGTCTTCAAAGATGCGAACGAAGCATTACTTGCATATCAAAATGGATATGTACATCTTCATACGCGTGTTGCAGTAGCTGCAAGTGCAGTAAACAACGTAACATTTACTGAAGAGCAAAAGAATATGCTTCTATTAACAACAGTTGGTAAATTAATATTTAACGAAATCTTACCAGAGTCGTTCCCTTATATTAATGAACCAACAAATTCAAACCTTGAAAAAGAAACACCAGCGAAATATTTCGTTGAAAAAGGTGCGAACATTAAAGAGATTATTGCTAGTCGCGAAGAAGTGGCACCATTCAGCAAGAAAATCCTTGGTAACATCATTGCGGAAGTGTTTAAACGTTTCAAAATTACAGAAACGTCTCGTATGCTTGACCGTATGAAAAACTTAGGATTCAAGTACTCTACAAAAGCTGGTATTACAGTTGGGGTATCTGACATTCTTGTATTAGGTGAAAAAGATGAAATTCTCCACGAAGCACAAGCAAAAGTAGATAATGTAATTAAACAATTCCGTCGCGGTTTAATCACGGAAGAAGAACGTTACGATCGCGTTATCTCTATTTGGAGTAATGCAAAAGATGTTATCCAAGGAAAACTGATGAAGTCCTTGAATAAACGCAACCCAATCTTCATGATGAGTGATTCCGGTGCCCGTGGTAACGCATCGAACTTTACTCAGCTTGCTGGTATGCGTGGTCTGATGGCCAATCCATCTGGTCGTATCATCGAACTTCCAATCAAATCAAGTTTCCGTGAAGGTTTAACAGTACTTGAGTACTTCATCTCTACGCATGGTGCGCGTAAAGGTCTTGCCGATACAGCACTGAAAACTGCCGATTCTGGTTACTTAACACGTCGTCTTGTTGACGTTGCACAAGATGTAATCGTTCGTGAAGATGATTGTGGAACAGATCGCGGTTTATTAATTGGTGCGATTAAAGAGGGTAATGAAGTTATTGAGTCATTATATGATCGTCTTGTTGGACGTTTTGCAAGAAAAACTGTAAAACATCCTGAAACAGGTGAAGTATTAGTTGCTGAAAATCAATTAATTACTGAAGATATCGCTCATATTGTTGAAAACTCGGGTGTTGAAACTGTAAACATTCGTTCAGCGTTTACGTGTAACACTCGCCATGGTGTATGTAAGAAGTGTTACGGTCGTAACTTAGCAACTGGAACAGACGTAGAAGTAGGGGAAGCGGTAGGTATTATCGCAGCTCAATCTATCGGTGAGCCAGGTACACAGTTAACGATGCGTACGTTCCATACAGGTGGGGTTGCCGGAGATGATATCACTCAAGGTTTACCTCGTATCCAAGAGATCTTCGAAGCTCGTAATCCGAAAGGTCAGGCTGTTATCAGTGAAATCGACGGTGTTATCGCAGCGATCAACGATGTTAAAGATCGCCAAGAAGTAGTTGTACAGGGTGAAGTTGAAGCTCGTACGTATGCTATTCCTTATGGTGCTCGTCTGAAAGTAATTCCAGGACAGAAAATTAGCCACGGTAAAGAGTTAACAGAAGGTTCTATTGATCCGAAAGAATTACTAAAAGTAACAGACATTACGGCAGTTCAAGAATACTTATTACGTGAAGTTCAAAAAGTATACCGTATGCAAGGGGTAGAAATTGGTGACAAACACGTAGAAGTAATGGT
This genomic window from Bacillus anthracis str. Vollum contains:
- the rpoB gene encoding DNA-directed RNA polymerase subunit beta gives rise to the protein MTGQLVQYGRHRQRRSYARISEVLELPNLIEIQTSSYQWFLDEGLREMFQDISPIEDFTGNLSLEFIDYSLGEPKYSVDECKERDVTYAAPLRVKVRLINKETGEVKEQDVFMGDFPLMTETGTFVINGAERVIVSQLVRSPSVYYSGKVDKNGKRGFTATVIPNRGAWLEYETDAKDVVYVRIDRTRKLPVTVLLRALGFGSDQEITELLGDNEYLSNTLEKDNTDSTEKALLEIYERLRPGEPPTVENAKSLLVSRFFDPKRYDLANVGRYKINKKLHIKNRLFNQRLAETLVDPETGEILAAEGTILDRRTLDRILPYLEKNIGFKTAKPMGGVVEGDVELQSIKIYAPESEGERVINVIGNANITRDVKHITPGDILASISYFFNLLYKVGDTDDIDHLGNRRLRSVGELLQNQFRIGLSRMERVVRERMSIQDTNAITPQALINIRPVIAAIKEFFGSSQLSQFMDQTNPLAELTHKRRLSALGPGGLTRERAGFEVRDVHYSHYGRMCPIETPEGPNIGLINSLSSFAKVNEFGFIETPYRRVDPETGLVTGHVDYLTADEEDNYVVAQANMKLSEEGEFLDEDIVARFRGENIVTNKERIDYMDVSPKQVVSAATACIPFLENDDSNRALMGANMQRQAVPLMNPESPIVGTGMEYVSAKDSGAAVICKHPGIVERVEAREVWVRRYVEVDGQTVKGDLDRYKMQKFIRSNQGTCYNQRPIVSVGNEVVKGEILADGPSMELGELALGRNVLVGFMTWDGYNYEDAIIMSERLVKDDVYTSIHIEEYESEARDTKLGPEEITRDIPNVGEDALRNLDERGIIRVGAEVKDGDLLVGKVTPKGVTELTAEERLLHAIFGEKAREVRDTSLRVPHGGGGIILDVKVFNREDGDELPPGVNQLVRAYIVQKRKISEGDKMAGRHGNKGVISRVLPEEDMPYLPDGTPIDIMLNPLGVPSRMNIGQVLELHLGMAARYLGIHIATPVFDGAREEDVWGTIEEAGMANDAKTILYDGRTGEPFDNRVSVGVMYMIKLAHMVDDKLHARSTGPYSLVTQQPLGGKAQFGGQRFGEMEVWALEAYGAAYTLQEILTVKSDDVIGRVKTYEAIVKGENVPEPGVPESFKVLIKELQSLGMDVKMMSSDDTEIEMRDTEDDDDHQSADKLNVEVETTKE
- the rpoC gene encoding DNA-directed RNA polymerase subunit beta' — its product is MIDVNNFEYMKIGLASPDKIRSWSYGEVKKPETINYRTLKPEKDGLFCERIFGPQKDWECHCGKYKRVRYKGVVCDRCGVEVTRAKVRRERMGHIELAAPVSHIWYFKGIPSRMGLVLDMSPRALEEVIYFASYVVTESGDTPLDKKQLLSEKEYRAYRDRYGSTFQAAMGAEAIKKLLQDIDLDKEVDFLKEELKTAQGQRRTRAIKRLEVLEAFRNSGNEPSWMILDVLPVIPPELRPMVQLDGGRFATSDLNDLYRRVINRNNRLKRLLDLGAPSIIVQNEKRMLQEAVDALIDNGRRGRPVTGPGNRPLKSLSHMLKGKQGRFRQNLLGKRVDYSGRSVIVVGPNLKMYQCGLPKEMALELFKPFVMKELVEKGLAHNIKSAKRKIERVQPEVWDVLESVIKEHPVLLNRAPTLHRLGIQAFEPTLVEGRAIRLHPLVCTAYNADFDGDQMAVHVPLSSEAQAEARLLMLAAQNILNPKDGKPVVTPSQDMVLGNYYLTLEREGAIGEGMVFKDANEALLAYQNGYVHLHTRVAVAASAVNNVTFTEEQKNMLLLTTVGKLIFNEILPESFPYINEPTNSNLEKETPAKYFVEKGANIKEIIASREEVAPFSKKILGNIIAEVFKRFKITETSRMLDRMKNLGFKYSTKAGITVGVSDILVLGEKDEILHEAQAKVDNVIKQFRRGLITEEERYDRVISIWSNAKDVIQGKLMKSLNKRNPIFMMSDSGARGNASNFTQLAGMRGLMANPSGRIIELPIKSSFREGLTVLEYFISTHGARKGLADTALKTADSGYLTRRLVDVAQDVIVREDDCGTDRGLLIGAIKEGNEVIESLYDRLVGRFARKTVKHPETGEVLVAENQLITEDIAHIVENSGVETVNIRSAFTCNTRHGVCKKCYGRNLATGTDVEVGEAVGIIAAQSIGEPGTQLTMRTFHTGGVAGDDITQGLPRIQEIFEARNPKGQAVISEIDGVIAAINDVKDRQEVVVQGEVEARTYAIPYGARLKVIPGQKISHGKELTEGSIDPKELLKVTDITAVQEYLLREVQKVYRMQGVEIGDKHVEVMVRQMLRKVRVSDAGETDVLPGTLLDIHQFTDANAKVLLQGKQPATARPVLLGITKASLETDSFLSAASFQETTRVLTDAAIKGKRDELLGLKENVIIGKLVPAGTGMNRYRKVDLVKTTQDDMNVENDEVYVEQ